GGCGGCATCAAGCACCACCGATTTCGTCCCCCCTAGGCCGAGTTCTATTTCCGGCGGCGGCGACATCTCGGTTCGTAATGCAATGAACAGCATTCCCTGTTCTCGTCGCAACGCGATCGCCGCAGACGGTCCGCCAAGGTTGCTGACATCCACAAAATCACTTGCCGCAAACAAGGAGTGCGACGGCGGCGAGAACGTAATGTGCGCCGCTACCGATTGCTCGGGGGCTTTGGCAAGCTGTTCTAAGCGCACAATGCGTTGATTCGCCGAGTCGTAAACGACGACGCGATTACCTTGTACAGCGACATGGGTCGGGGAATCGAGCGTATCCAACGACTTCCCCGCCTGGTCAAGCTGCCCGAACTGGTCGATCACGCGATGACTCGCGGGATCCAGCAACAGTACGCGGTGTCGCTGGGTGTCAGAGACAGCCAGTTGGGTTCCATCGCTCTGAATCGAAATCGTATCGCCGAACGGCTGGGTCGAAGTCCCTGCAGGTCGATTCCAACGCTCCACCTCTTGCCAGGGCTGATCTCCATTCTGCGCGAACGCGACAACCTGACCTTCACTGGCGGCATACAATTTTCCTTGGGCGTAGGCCAAACTCGTACAGCCACGAAGCCTATCCAACTGAATCGGCTGCGGAGCCCCTGCGAGCCGTCCTTGGGACTGAAGGGGGATCTGGTATCCGGCGCCGTTCGATTTCACGACGATCATCCGCAACTCTCCCTTCTCTGTAGGAATGACGGCAGCACCGCGTAGTTGCTCGACGTCCTTTAGCCCCTTTAGGCCATCGGTCTCGTATTTTGACCATCCGTGTTCGTCGATAAAGGGGCCCGTCGCGAGGAACGGATTGGAGTGCCGCTGCTGCAGGACGCAGATTGATTTTCCATCCAGTGTGATCGGCTGGGCATGATTCTGCGAAGCAGGAGCGCCGATCGTGCGCGGCGCATCTGGCGTATCGTTCCAACGCCATGCTCCAAAATGGGTCCAGATATTCCCATCCTGATCGAGTCCCAGTCCCTGAATGTCGACGGCCGGGCCAATCCGTCGCACAAGACGAAATTTGCTTTGGTCTTCGTCCCACTTTGCGATCTGAATGATTCCTTCCATGCCGGTCACGGCAAAGAGATCGTCTTGAAGGGAGGTCATCCCCCGCCCTGTAGAAAGATCAGCGCTTTCCGGCAGGAATCCAATGAACGAGCCAGACGCTCCTCCGAGAACGACCCCAGGCGCAGGTTCCAATTGACTGTTGTAACGCTTGATCGTTCCATGCGAACTGTAGGCGTACCAATAGTCGCCCAGTCTCCGCGGTCGATCACCTCCGATCGGCTTCGGAAAGCCATCAACCGGTCGTCCAGACTTCCAGGCATGCATCCCTGCGCCTCGCCGCTTCGCGTAGATCGTGCCGTTTGGGCCGATATTGATTGAATCGATCGTTTCCGCAAACTTGACGATTGGTTCTCGCTGGCCGCTGTTGGGATCGAACCACTGCAGCTCGCCGCCGCTGGCAATCACCACTCGGCCATCTCTTGCGTTACACGACATTCCGTTGACTGAGGTAGCGACGCGTTGCGGCACTTCTCCCTGCTTTGCATCCACCGGCAACGTATAGACGGAACCTCTTAGCAGGAGGACTAACAGATCGCCCGAGAGTGCGAGAACATCATCGCGCGAGTTGGTGCGAGGAATCTCGAATGAGCCGAGAAGTCGACCATCGATCGAATAATGGGCTAAGCGACCATCGCCGGCTCGTTCCCATAGTCCCCCTTGCTGGTCTTGGACCACGCCCAGTCCATAGATCGCATGGTCGGCGAACCGGACTAATTCCGCCCCGGCTTCCCCCGAGTTACCTAGTACGCCGACGACACGCAAATCTCCCGCAGAGAGAGTTTGTGCATAGCAGACAACCAAAAGAAGCAAGGAGAAAAAGGGGCGAATCATCGGAGACTCGTGCAGGGAGGAAATTGAGGGAGGGAGAATCGGCGTTGTTCCTGTACGCAGGATGCGCGCAGGAACAACGCTCTTGGGATGTAGTGATACGCTGCGCGCTCGAAAGAGCCGCAGTGCAAATGGTTATCGACTCACCAAATCAAATTCATATTCATTGACGCCTGGCTGCACTTCCTTCTGGAGATCCGATTTGGAATTGTACTTGGCAGGAACCAATTCTGGCGCCGTTTGTCCATTTTCTTGCGAGATCGCGGTCGAAACTAAGACGCGATGACTGCCGATCAATGCTCCGGCGGCGGTTCCCGTATATTGCAACTCAAATACGCCGTTGGCGTCGGTTAATCCATAGGACGGACGACCTTGCGTGGGCTGGAATTGAACTTGGGCGTTAGGAAGCGGACTCCCATCAAGTTTGACGAGTCCTTTGACTTCCCCCAAGTCACTATTCGCGCCAGGGCCACAGCCAACGAGAGCGATCGTCGCCAGAACAATAAGTGCGATTGGGGCTTTCACGAGATACTCCAGTATCTTTCAAAGTATTCCATACGAAAAATTCGGTAACGAGAAGGACTCGTTGGGCGCCGTTTTGTCGAACCAAGCACGCAACGAGTAGATTTATATCCCAAGAGCTTTAGAACGCCGGAATCGCGTGACCATCTTCGATCCCAATCAGATACTCAAACACGCTATTCACCGATGTGTTGGTGTTTAAGTCGATCGTTTCGGGGATAAAATTGACCGACCCATCGAAGAAGACGAACTGGGCGCCGCCGGGATGTTGGCTGCCAAACGTCTTGCCGCGATCATTGTCTGTACCGCCGCTGAAGTTGATCGGATAGTAGCAGGAGCCGCCGATGTCAAACATAAAGTCTTCATTGTTCGTATCGGCGCTGCATGTTCCGATCCAGGTCGGCACGGTTCGATTCGCGGAATAGGCTGCCGTCTTTCCGTAGGAACGCTCGCCAACGGCAATCGTGTTGCTAGAGCCGTCCCCAATTTTCGCGAATCGGGTTTTGCTGTTGAGCCCAAATCCGCCGATCTCTTGGCCGATTTCATCTTTTTCGCGACCGGCCGTATTGTCGTGCGAAGCAACATAGCTGGCAGTTGCGAGAAAGTCGTCATCATCAATCTTCTCGGCGAAAAAATTGCGACCATGCTCAATCCCACTCACCTGTGCGTCAGCCGAACTACTGGGACAGAGAAAACTGGAAACAACCGTTGCGCAAGCGGCGGCCGATTCCGCCGGATAGGTCCCTTCGCCGATTCCGCCGAGTTCGTATAAAGCGCCCTGCTCGTGGAAAGGCAACAAAAAAGCGCACCAACCCCACGCTGTCTTACGAGTTGTGTCCATCGTCAACTGACCGGTCCCACCGCCTATCGAGCGGGTGTCTTCATAGGGAGACGTGTAGATAAACATCGGCGGGAACACGAGATGGGTATCGTGATAATTGTGCAGCGCCAGTCCCATCTGCTTAAGGTTGTTGGAACACTGAATTCGGCGAGCCGCTTCGCGCGCTTGTTGTACTGCAGGCAATAACAGGGCGATCAAAACGCCGATAATGGCGATCACAACTAGTAGTTCTACCAGCGTGAAGCCTGGACGCTTGGGATGCGATGATGAGCGAGACATAGTGACGAGAACTCCCGTAAAATTACGACGAAATGACAGTACGTGAATAAGAAAATGAAAGATAAGCGAGACATCCCCCAATGCACCAACAGAACCGCCCAGCCAGCAATTTAGACGAGCCGAAACGCAGGTTTCGACAGCGGAAGGGGGCAGAACGCCAATCCACGGTATTGGAATTCAAAATAGGCCTTTCCCGAGAAGTAAGAGGCGAAGTCAATAAACCGTCGCGTATGGCCTCCTCTTGCTTTTGTCGTACAACGGGGGATCCTGACCGCCAATTCGACAAAAAAGCTCAAATAATAAAAAAACGCTCGACTCTGTTCGTACGCAAATCGTTCCATCCATTTCACCCTTTTCTCTGTAGACGATTGCTGAACTCCAGCGAGCGGCGCTCAAGAAAGAATGTCAGGTTATCTCCATTACCGACAAATGCTTCATAGAAAGACGCGATAGCTTGTGTACGAATAGAAATGCGGTGGATGTGGATCAGCAAAAGCATCAAAGGTTTGCGGAACTGTTCGTCCGCAACGAGGCGGCCGTCTATCGCTACATCGTTAGCCTGATTCCCAATCGCGCCGATGCCGACGAGTTGTTCCAACAAACCAACCTCACGCTATGGACCATTTGGGATCGTTACGATCCTGATCGAGAATTTTTGTCGTGGGCGTTTGGCATCGCGCGAAATGAATTTCGGAATTTCATCCGACGAAGAAAAAATAGGCATTGTGAGTTGACTGACGATGTGATCGCCGAACTGACCGAACGGCGTCTTCGTGAACAAGAACATTTAGTAGAACAGCAAGAAACGCTGAACGACTGCCTGGAAAAGCTGCCGTCGAAACAGCGTGATCTCATTCACCTTTGTTATGGAAGCGAGGCGTCCATGAAGGTTGTCGCGAAACAGCGGGGACAATCCCCCGATGCGCTCTACAAAGCTTTACAGCGTATTCGCGACCTGTTGTACGATTGCGTCCAACGGAACCTCGTCTTGGCAAGTCGATCATGAGCAAATTTAATCCGCACTCTTCCGATGAACTGATGAGCCTCGCTCGCGGCTATTGCGATGAGCGACTGGATGCTGCGCAGGTGCGCCGTCTTGAGGAATTACTTCGGGAGAACCCAGAGAACCAGCGGCGCTTTATCGGTTATCTCGATCTACATGCTCGCCTTTGCTGGGAGGCGCGTAGCGGCGAGCCGATTCTCGCAGAGCCTCATGAGCCGAAACTGACGGCGCCTCCTTCATCCGCGCTTCCCCGAGCAGTCTGGTTCTCGGCGGCCATCGCGCTAACGCTGTTGATGGGCTTCGTTGGGTGGACGTTTCGCATCCATCCCACAGCGCCTCCGATGCAAGCGATCGGCTTGGCGACCGTTGTTCGCGCCGTCGGACGCTGGGGAGACGATCTAGAAACGATTCGGCCCGGCCTCAAACTCGAAAGTGGGATCTTCGAGTTATCGCAAGGCGTTGTCGAATTGGCGTGGCCTTCTGGGGTTCGCATGATCCTTGAATCGCCGGCTCGCCTGGAACTGGTCGATCATCAAAAAGCAATTTTGCATACGGGACGCGTGGTGACTCGAGTCCCACCGAGCGGAGCCGGTTTTGTGATCGAAACCGAACGCGTTCGCCTAGTCGATTTCGGAACCGAGTTCGGCGTCTCGGTCGGATTGAGCGGTTCGACGGACGTTCAAGTCTACGAAGGAGCGGTTGACGCCTATTCTCACGTGGTCAATGACCAAGTCCCGCAAGACAACCGCTTGCATGCCGGCGAAGCGTATTCGTTCGATAAAACGTCTCGCCCATTGCCATTCGCTCCGGAAAGATTTCTTCGCACCTTTCCCCAAACGCCGCCTAAGACCAAATCCGAACTCGCCTACAATCACAGCGAAATCGAAATGATCCATGTCCGTCTTGCGGACCAACCTCCGGTCATTGACGGCGATCTAGCAGATTGGGATCTATCCGCAGCGTTCACCACCGCGTGTATCGAACCCTATGCGGCGACCTACCACGCGGAAGGAATGATTCGGTATGACGATCAACGGATTTACATCGCGATGCATATTGCAGATCCCGCACCGATGGCCAGCATGACAGATCCAGAGAAAGAGCCGGACTTCTTTTGGACCGGGGGGAGCGTCGTGCTGCGTGTTGGCGCCGACAACCAACTGGGCTGGCCGCTTAATGCGTCAAAACCGGGAACTCCTTTGCAGGGCCGCCAACGCGACCCGGCGAAAGATGCGAGCCATCAAGTCGTTCACATCGGCATGTGGTACTCAAAACCGAAAGACGCGTCGCAATTAATACTGCAATACGGCATCAGGTGTGACGAGCAAGTTCTTACCTCGGAGGGCTGGCAAGGCGCATTCCAACGCGATGCCGACGGCCTTGGCTACACCTTGGAATATGCAATCGACTACGAACTGCTCCATGCCAGTCCGCCTCAGCCCGGCGACGTATGGCCTTCCACATTGGCGATTCACTGGAGCGACCAGGAAGGTCGGACCTGCATGGGACGGCTGCTCGACATCACGCATCAAAGTCAAACTCCTTTTCGAACGTTCGACGCTGCGACCTGGGGCAAACTCGTTTTCGACCCATAACGCATCACGGCTTTTCCATTCAAACGCTTTTCGTCCCAGCCTCGCGACTGGCCGTCCATTGTGCATGCGCTCCTTGATCGTGCGGCCCGACCTTTTGCATCGCAATAGAGAATGAGATGACACGCAAAACTGCGATTGCTTTCCTGACTGCACTATCTCTGCTGACTATAGGTAGATCATTGGCCGCCGCAGCGCCAAACTTCAAGCAGGATATCGCGCCTTACCTCCAAGCCAATTGCATCCACTGTCATGGACCGAAAACGCAAGAGGGCGAGTTCCGTATCGACACGCTTTCGCCCAACATCGGGTACGAAAGCACTCCGCAATGGGCCGAGATCATGCAGCGAATCACATCGGGAGAAATGCCGCCTGAAGATGCGGAAAATCTGCCGTCGGCTCAAGAAAGCGCCCAGATTGTCGAGTGGCTAGCAGCACGAATCGAAGAAGGAGAAGCGGCTCGCATGGCGCAACGGGGCCGCGTCACTTACAACCGTCTGACGCGGGACGAGTATGTGAACACGGTTCGCGACTTAATCGGCGTCCACTTTGACGCGACCGATCCCGGCGGCTTTCCAGCAGACCCGCAGTGGCGCGGCATCCAACGCATCGGTTCGATCCTGACGCTCGCGCCGTCCAATATCGAAAAATATCTCCTCGCCGCCGAAACGATTCTGAGCGAAGCCTATCCCCAGAAAGAAGCGGAGTTTATTGACGTGACTCGTCGCGCCGTACCTGACGGACGGATCAGCAAAGAGCACAAAGAGCGACTAAGCAAGCTTGGACAGCTTGACAAAGTTCGCTACGAGATGTGGGCAGGAGATCTCTATCGCGACTCCAACTTCAAACGTCTTCCTGCGCCCGGCATCTACGAAATGAGTATCAAGCTCAGCGGGCTGAAGCCGGAAGGAGGGCGCGCACCGCGACTGTATGTATACGAGAATTCGCTCGATCGCGTTCTCTTCGAGCACGATATTATTGCACCGGAAGAAGAGCCGATCACGGTGACCTTCCGCGCTCACCTGCCTGCAGGAAATCCTAGCGTTCATATCATCAACGAAATTCCGGGCTTGTCCACGAACTTTCGTTCAGGTCGACACGGCGGCAGGCCCTTTGTCAGCATCAAAGATGGCCGCTTACCGTGGCAGATGAAGCTGACCGACGGCGCAGGAAAACCGCTGCATCCATTCCTGATTCTCGATTCCATTTCGTGGCGCGGTCCCTTCATTACCGAGCAGGAGCAGCGCCGCCGCGAAGAGTATTGGCCTGCCGAAGAAGGTAATCTGCATCACGTTCGTGAAGGTCTGCGCAACCTAGCTCAGCGGGCCTTCCGGCGGCCGGTGTCTGAGTTAGAGATCGATACGTACATGAGGATCGTCCAGGCCGAGCTCGACGCCGGTGAACAGTTTTCGGATGCCGTCAAAGCCGGCATGTTAACCATCCTATGCTCAAAAAGCTTTCTGTATATCGCCGAAGGAGATGAAGCCAAGGTTCGACATACGTTAAACGACTGGGAAATCGCTTCTCGCCTTTCCTACTTATTCTGGAGCACGATGCCGGATGACGAGCTGTTTCAGCTGGCCGAAGCGAGAAAGCTGCAAGATAAAGCAGAGCTTCGTCGCCAGGTAAAACGCATGCTAGCCGATCCCAAGGCGGACCGTTTCTGCGAGTCATTCCCTCAGCAGTGGCTTCAGCTTGACAAAGTCGGCATGTTTCCGCCTGACAAGCAACTCTACCCGGACTACGATCTGTCGTTAGAGCAAAGCATGGCTCAGGAGACGAAGCACTTTTTCCGGGAAGTGCTGCACGAGGGACTGACGCTTCACGAGTTCATCCACTCCGATTGGACGATGGTCAACTCACGTCTGGCTCAGTTTTACGAGTTGCCAGATTCGGTCGGTCACGATTTCGAACGAGTCACGTTGCAACCCGACGCCCATCGCGGCGGACTATTGAGCCAAGCCGCGATCCTTTCGTTGACATCAGACGGAACGCGCCATCGTCCAGTCCATCGGGGAAAGTACATCCTGGAAACGTTCTTCGGAAAATCGCCCCCTCCGCCGCCGGCCAATGTCGATCCAATTCCGACCAACCCGGTCGATTCTCCCAAGTCGACTCTGCGTCAAAAGCTGCAAGCCCATGTGCACGACGCGACCTGTGCTAGTTGCCATCGCAAGATCGATCCGCTTGGCCTTGCTTTTGAGAACTTCGACGCCATCGGTCATTGGCGAACCCAGGAAAGCGTGCGCGGATCTGGCGAAGACCCCGCAGTGGATCCGTCTGGACAATTGGCCGATGGGCGCAGCTTTCAAACGCCTGCCGAGTTTAAACATTTAATGCTGCAAGATATCGATAAGTTCAACGCAGCGTTCATTGAAAAGCTAGCGACCTACGGAATGAGGCGCGCGATGACCTTCGAAGACCGTGAAGATCTAGAAACGATCGCCGCAGTCAGCCGTGCGAGCGACTATCGCTTGCGAGAGATCCTCGAAGCGTTCGTCCTGTCCGACTTGTTCCAAAAGCGTTAAACCCGCCTCTCCTGCGTCCCGATCCCCAAGGTGAGATCCGATGAGCAATTTCAACATGAATCGATGGCACGTCAATCGCCGCCAATTGCTGCGAGGCGCCGGCGTCTCCCTGGCCTTGCCGTTGCTCAACGCGATGGAACTTCCGACGTTATACGCAGCGTCGCGCCCCGCGTCATCCCAACCGAAGCGGAGCGTCTTCCTCTACATTCCCAACGGCGTGAACACGCTGACCTGGCAAATCCAACAAGCAGGCGCCGATTACCAATTCAGCGATCCTATGAAGTCGCTCGAACGGCATCGGAACGATGTGACGCCGATCAGCGGCCTACATCACCCGATGGTGCTCGGCAAGCATCATAACTGCGACAAGGTTTGGCTGACCGGAGCGAACGTGCCGTCGGACGGCGGAGCCTTTCGCAATACGGTTTCGGCCGACCAACTGATGGCCGAAGTCCAAGGGCCGTCAACTCGCTTCGCTTCCGTTGAACTCGCGATTGAAGGGCACTCGCTGGCCTGGTCCAAAGATGGCATTCCGATCCCGGCCGAACGCAATACGCGTGTGATCTTCAACCGCTTGTTCGGCGTAGAAAAACAGAGCAAAAGTGAAGTGCGCCGACGGCTGAATCGACGAGGCAGCATTTTGGATGCAGTCGCCGAGGATGCGAGTCGCGTCCAGCGTAAACTCGGAACCGAGGACCGCTCGAAGCTTGAGGAGTACTTGACTGCCGTTCGCCAAGTTGAAGTTCGTACGACGCGGGCCGAATCTTGGCTGGACGTGCCTAAACCGACGATCCAGCCGCAAGAGGAAGCTCGCCTGACGCGGAAGCTGGACATGAGCCAAGTCACCGAATACTACCGTCTGTTCTTCGATCTGATGGTTCTCGCTCTGCGAACCGATTCGACCCGGGTTATTACCTGCATGATTTGCAGCGAATCAAACGGCGGAGCGATTCCCGACATCGGCATCTCGCAAACACGGCACGGACTCTCTCACCACAACGGCGATCCAGAGCAACTGCGACGCTTGACGGCGACCGATACGTTCCTGGTCGAACAGTACAGCTACTTCCTCGATCAATTGAAGTCGCATTACGACGATGATCAGCCGTTACTGGATACGACGCAAGTTCTCTGGGGAAGCGGCATGGCCTATGGACATAGTCACGGTAACGCCAACTTGCCGACGATTCTGGCCGGCGGCAAGGCCTTGGGTCTGAAGCATGGCCAGCATGTCGACTTCAATCTGCCGAAGATCGGCCAGTATGACGTCACCAATACCGACGGCCATTATCGAATCTGTTCTCGTCCAGTTGACGGAAACGCGCGTCTGAGCAATCTGCTGCTGACCATGTTGCAGCGGATGGATGTCGAGGTCGAACAGTTTCAAGACAGCGTCGGACCGATTTCCGAGATCGTTACGTAACGCGTTCCTTTTCATTTTATGCACGAAATCGTAGGCCTCCTATGCCAACTCTCCATCGATGCCTATGGACGATCCTTCCTTTCGTTCTGTTGGTCAGCGATCTGAACGCGCAGCCCCAGTCGAAGTTTCGTACCGATGAAAATCTCGATTCGACTCTCCCCTGGTTTCAGCTCGTCGATGGAAAGTTTCCCCCAGCCAGCGCAGCGCACGCAATCTCTGGCGAATTGATCTCACTCGATCATGTTGAACGCAGGTTCCAGATCCGAGTCGATCGAGACGACACGCAGGACAAAGGAAGACTCGACCTACCGCTCGAAGCCGACATGCTTCCGTACGGTTCGATTTATTACGTCGGCAGTCCGGCTGCGTTGCAACATATTCCTCTTATGACGCACCTGCACGGCCTCTTTTTTCTGGCAGATCCCCAGGAGAAAGCAGACAAGCCGGACGGTCCTTATGGACGGACCACCAAGGATGTCAACTTTCGTCGCTGCCTGCGTCTGGAGGATGACTTCTCGTTCTATGCTCGGCAGAATCTAACGTGGAAGATTGACGCGGTGAACCATGACGAAATGACCCTCACAGCGACGCTCCGGCATGCCGGAAAACCGGTTGGCGATTCGCAGACATTTGATCTGGTGAGCAGCACGCGCGTCTTCCAAGGAACAGGCTTCGCAAAGCTGGAGTCGATTGAAGTTGGCCAAGAAGTGCTGTTCAACTTGACGTGGGCGACCCTTTACGGCCCGGGACGCATCCAAGAAATTTGGCTCGATCAAGCAAGTCGCGATCTCGCCACCGAACTTCAACAGAACCAACATCGCGTGCATACGCGCGACCGCGGCTTGGCTGGGTGGATTGATGCGGTGGACGACGATAAGCGAATCGTCACCATCACTTTCTTCGACGGGGTCGACCCGACGTTGTTCGACGAATTAGAAGAGACGGACGAAAAGCGGCACGGCTGGCCATTCTCGTATCCCGAAGACGATCCCCTCGCACCCAAGGGGGGCATTTGCGTTGCGCGAAAATCGCTGATGACCTACGACCCCGTAAATGATCGGAAAGGGGGTAACATCCTGCAGATCAATTCGGTCCCCAAGCGACCCGGCAACAGCGGCGTGCAAATCCAAGTGAAATGCGGAATGTTGCTCGAAGGATTTCGCCCAGGCGGCATCGTTCGCTTTTACCCCGCAACGTGGAAAGTCGTCGCATTGCCGCGCGAAGAACAATATTTCGGTAGGGAATAACAGGGATTTCGTTATCGTTGCAACCCGGTCGAAGGGGTCGTTTTTTTTTGCGCTGTTCAGATGTTCTTATCCCCATTACCATGAAAGGAGACCTCCCGCCGCCTCTCCCTCCTTCGTTTCCAACCTTCCATGGCATCCCGTTACCCTCTATATCTGCTATGCGCGCTATTGGCGCACGGCTGGATCTCCCCTGTCGGCGCTGTAGAGCCTGAGGCTGCAGACCACTTCGAGAAGAAGATCCGTCCAGTCCTGGCCCACTACTGCGCCGCGTGTCATGATCCTGATGATCCGAGCAACCACGTCGAGTTTCTGAAAGCGAACACGACGGCCGACCTTCAACATCTGCGCGGTATCTGGGGAAGCGCCGCTGCACAGCTTCGCAATCGTACGATGCCTCCCCCGGATGAAGAACAACCAAGCGAACAGCAGCGGCTGGAACTGGCGAATTGGATTGACGACCATTTACGGGCCACGGCTTGCGAACTTGGTCCGTATGCCGGCAACGTGACGACGCGGCGGCTGAATCGTTTGGAATATGAGAACACGATTCGCGATCTTATCGGCCCGCAGCTTGGATACGACGAAACGTTTCCGACCGATGGCGGCGGCGGCGAAGGATTTAATAACAACGGCGAAACGCTTTTCTTACCGCCGATGCTGATGGAACGCTACGTCGAAGCGGCCCAAGAGATTCTGGACGCCGCGATCATCACGCCGCCGTTGCGAGCAGAATTCACCGCTGACCAGTTATTACCGCTCGGCGAATCGCAGGACGATCAGGCACGCACCTTGAAGTCTGGGCACGAGCTATCGGCAGGCGCCGTCATCTATGTCGCCGGCGATTACGAGTTGTCCGCCGACGTTCGCAATCCGTCGAAGTCGGATTTGACCTTGGTCTTAAAACTCGATGGACTACCTGCCGACCGTTTCCAGCTGAGTTCTCAAGATAAAAAACAATCAGTCAACACCACTGTGCGACTGAATCGTGGTTTTCATGCGATCGCTCTCCATAACCCCCAGGATCAGCCGGATCTCCAGCTACTGCGATTGCAGGTAAAGGAATTGGGCATCCATCGTCCCCAAGACGCTCAACAATTCCATGATCAAATCTTCGCCGCGCAAGATGGCAAGTACGAAAAGAGCCGAGACGCAGCCGAGAAACTTCTCCGTCGATTCGCCGCTCGCGCTTTTCGTCATCCAGTGAGCGCTGACGACCTGGCGCCGTTTCTGGCTTTGTACGATCGTGCCGCTGACCGAGCGGATCCCTACGAGGAGCGCGTGAAGCTGGCCCTGAAAGGAATACTCGTCTCGCCCTATTTTCTCTTTCGCATGGAAGAGACGCCGAAGTCCCCAGAACTAGAGCGCATCGACGACTTCGCTTTGGCGACGCGACTGTCGTACTTTCTTTGGTCGAGCATGCCGGATGAGCGGCTGTTTGACTTGGCTCGTCAACAAAAGCTTCATGAAACGCCGGTGTTGCAAGCGGAAGTCCAGCGTATGCTGCAGGACGAGAAAGCCGATTCCTTCTTCGATACGTTTACCGGACAGTGGCTCGGCACGAAGGAAGTCGGGGGAAGCGTCGCCCCCATCAACGGCCAGTTCAAAGGCATTTACTCCAGCGAACTCGCGGCGGACTTTCGCGCCGAAGCAATCCAGCTAACGACGTACATCGTACGAGAGAACCGTTCGATCCTTGAGTTTCTCGACGCCGATTATTGTTTCCTCAACGATCGTCTCGCGAAGCACTATGACCTGCCGCAAGTCGAGGGGCATGAACTTCGCAAAGTGGATGTGTCCAACGGTCAACGCGGCGGACTATTAGGGCTCGGCGGCGTTCACATGGTGACCTCCTACCCGCAACGTTCGAGCCCGGTCCTGCGCGGCGCTTGGGTCCTGGAAACGTTGCTCGGCACGCCGGTGCCTAGCCCACCAGCCGATATTCCAGCTCTTCCGAAGAAGGTGAGCGCCAAAAGCGCGAAGACGTTCCGTCAGCAGTTGGAAAAGCATCGCGACAACGCTTCGTGCGCCGCTTGTCATGACCTGCTCGACCCTATTGGTTTCGGCCTGGACAATTTCGATCTGCTCGGACGCTGGCGCGATAAAACCGAGAACGGCCAAGCGGTCGATGCGAGCGGCGTGTTGCCTTCGGGAGAAAAATTCGCCGGGCCAGCCGAACTGAAAACGATTCTGCTGGCGAGAAAACAGGAATTCGCTCGTCATTTGAGCCGTAAGGTCTTAGGCTATGCGTTAGGACGGAGCTTGGAAGATCCTGATAGTTGCACCATTGAAGCGCTGGTCACGTCGCTGGAAGAGAACGACTTCCGCATGCAGACGTTGATAGAACAAATCGTCCTCAGCACGCCGTTTCGGTATCGCCAACGGATGGCCGCCGCCGATCCTTCCTCTCCCTAAGCCTACCTCCCGCATCCTACCCGTCCAACAAGGAGATCTACATGTCAAAGCCTATCTCGCGCAGGACGCTGCTACGGGGAACTGGCGCGGCGCT
The nucleotide sequence above comes from Blastopirellula sp. J2-11. Encoded proteins:
- a CDS encoding DUF1592 domain-containing protein; translated protein: MAHGWISPVGAVEPEAADHFEKKIRPVLAHYCAACHDPDDPSNHVEFLKANTTADLQHLRGIWGSAAAQLRNRTMPPPDEEQPSEQQRLELANWIDDHLRATACELGPYAGNVTTRRLNRLEYENTIRDLIGPQLGYDETFPTDGGGGEGFNNNGETLFLPPMLMERYVEAAQEILDAAIITPPLRAEFTADQLLPLGESQDDQARTLKSGHELSAGAVIYVAGDYELSADVRNPSKSDLTLVLKLDGLPADRFQLSSQDKKQSVNTTVRLNRGFHAIALHNPQDQPDLQLLRLQVKELGIHRPQDAQQFHDQIFAAQDGKYEKSRDAAEKLLRRFAARAFRHPVSADDLAPFLALYDRAADRADPYEERVKLALKGILVSPYFLFRMEETPKSPELERIDDFALATRLSYFLWSSMPDERLFDLARQQKLHETPVLQAEVQRMLQDEKADSFFDTFTGQWLGTKEVGGSVAPINGQFKGIYSSELAADFRAEAIQLTTYIVRENRSILEFLDADYCFLNDRLAKHYDLPQVEGHELRKVDVSNGQRGGLLGLGGVHMVTSYPQRSSPVLRGAWVLETLLGTPVPSPPADIPALPKKVSAKSAKTFRQQLEKHRDNASCAACHDLLDPIGFGLDNFDLLGRWRDKTENGQAVDASGVLPSGEKFAGPAELKTILLARKQEFARHLSRKVLGYALGRSLEDPDSCTIEALVTSLEENDFRMQTLIEQIVLSTPFRYRQRMAAADPSSP
- a CDS encoding DUF1552 domain-containing protein, with product MSNFNMNRWHVNRRQLLRGAGVSLALPLLNAMELPTLYAASRPASSQPKRSVFLYIPNGVNTLTWQIQQAGADYQFSDPMKSLERHRNDVTPISGLHHPMVLGKHHNCDKVWLTGANVPSDGGAFRNTVSADQLMAEVQGPSTRFASVELAIEGHSLAWSKDGIPIPAERNTRVIFNRLFGVEKQSKSEVRRRLNRRGSILDAVAEDASRVQRKLGTEDRSKLEEYLTAVRQVEVRTTRAESWLDVPKPTIQPQEEARLTRKLDMSQVTEYYRLFFDLMVLALRTDSTRVITCMICSESNGGAIPDIGISQTRHGLSHHNGDPEQLRRLTATDTFLVEQYSYFLDQLKSHYDDDQPLLDTTQVLWGSGMAYGHSHGNANLPTILAGGKALGLKHGQHVDFNLPKIGQYDVTNTDGHYRICSRPVDGNARLSNLLLTMLQRMDVEVEQFQDSVGPISEIVT